The Actinomadura graeca nucleotide sequence GGCCGCTCCCCCGTCCTCGCGCCGGAGGCCACCAACTGCGCCGCCCCCGACACCGGGAACATGGAGGTGCTGCACCTGTTCGGGACGCCCGAGCAGAAGGAACGGTGGCTCAGGCCGCTGCTGGACGGCGAGATCCGCAGCGCGTTCGCGATGACCGAGCCGGACGTCGCCAGCTCGGACGCCACCAACATCGCCACCCGGATCGAGCGTGACGGCGACCACTACGTCCTCAACGGGCGCAAATGGTGGATCACCGGCACCGCCGACCCGCGCTGCGCGGTCATGATCGTGATGGGCCGGACCGACCCCGAGGCCCACCCGTACCGGCGGCAGTCGATGGTGCTGGTGCCGCTGGACGCGCCGGGGGTGGAGGTCGTCCGCCCGCTGCCCGTCTTCGGCTACCAGGACCAGCACGGCCACTGCGAGATCACCCTGACCGACGTCCGCGTCCCGGTGGGCAACCTCGTCGGGGAGGAGGGCGGCGGCTTCGCCATCGCGCAGGCGCGGCTCGGCCCCGGGCGCGTCCACCACTGCATGCGCGCGATCGGGACGGCCGAGAGGGCGCTGGAGCTGATGTGCCGGCGGGCGCTGTCGCGCGAGGCGTTCGGCGGGCCCCTGGCCGGTCAGGGCGTCGTGCAGGCGCAGATCGCCGAGTCGCGGATGGCGATCGAGCAGGCGCGGCTGCTCACCCTGAAGACCGCGTGGCTGATCGACCGGCACGGCGTCCAGGCGGCCCGGTCCGAGGTCGCGGCGATCAAGGTGATCGCGCCGCGGGTCGCCCTGGACGTCGTCGACCGGGCCATCCAGGTGCACGGCGGCGCCGGGGTCGGCGACGACACGCCGCTCGCCGGGATGTGGGCGGGGCTGCGCACGCTGCGGCTGGCCGACGGCCCGGACGAGGTCCACGTCCGCTCCGTCGCCCGCCGCGAGCTGGCCCGCCACACCGGCGCATGACCGGCGGGGCGGGGGACGCGGCGCCCGGCGCGCGGCGGCGGATGCCGCACGCCCTGCGCCGCGAGAAGCTGCTCGCGGCGGCGCTCGCCGAGTTCGGCCGCCGCGGCTACCACGGGACGCAGATGGACCACGTCGCGGCGGCCGCGCGGGTCTCCAAGGCGCTGCTCTACCAGCACTTCGCCTCCAAGGAGGTGCTGTTCGCCGAGGTGACCGGGTCGATCGTCGCCGGGCTCACGGCGCGGCTGGACGAGGCGGTGGCGGCCGGGCAGGGCTCCGCGGAGGGCGTCCGGGCGATGGTCCGGGTGCTGTTCGACCACGCCACCGACGAACCGGACGCGTGGGCGCTGCTGGTCCGCCATCTCGACAAGCCCGAAGCGGGCCTGGAGCTGCGGGAGCTGCGGGAGCTGCGCGACCGGCTCGGCGCCGTGCTCGCCGCGCTGCTGCTGCGTCGCCGCCGCGCCGATCCCGGCCTGTCCGCGGCGGCGCTGGCGGTGAACGAGCACCGGGCGCGGCTGCTCGTCCCGCTGATGTACGGGTCGATGCTGTCGATGGTCTCGTGGTGGCTGGAACATCCCGATACGCGGCGCGAGCACGCCGAGCAGATGGCCGTGGAGTTCATCTGGCTCGGCCTGGACCGCCTGCGCACCGGAGAGCGCCTGCCGAAGGCGTGAGGTCCCGCCGGGCCGCCCTGCCACGGGCCTGGGCGGAGGGTCACGCGCTCCCGAAGACGTCGTCGCGGGCGAGGTCGAGGGCGCTGAGGACGGCGCCGCGCAGGACGGCGTCGCCCTCGACGACGCTGGGACGCACCTCGGTGTCGGCGGGCGAGAGCGCGCCGAGCCGCTCGGCGACCAGGTCGGCGAGCCGCTCCCCGCCCCCGCGCCCCAGGGTCCCGCCGAGGACGACGAGGCCCGGGTCCAGGACGGCGACGAGCGCGAACACGCCCTCGACGATCGGGCCGGCGAGCTCCTCGGCCGCGAGTCCCCCGGCGACGCCCGCCTCCATCAGGTGGCAGAAGTCGGTGCCGGCGAACCTGAGCAGCCCGACCTCGCCCGCGCCGCCGGACGCGCCGCGCCGCAGCCGCCCGTCCAGGACCACCGCCGCGCCGATCCCGTCGTCCAGCCACAGGAGCGCGAAGTCGTCGCGGCCCGCGGCGGCGCCGTCGCGGTGCTCGGCGATGGCCGCCAGGTTCACCTCGTTCTCCAGGACGACCGGGGCGCCGAGCCGGTCCTCGATCGCCGTCCGCAGGTCGGGGCGCGCGCCGCGGAGCCCGCCGCAGGACGTCAGCCCGGTCCGCGGGTGGACGAGCCCGGGGGCGCCGACCACGACCGTGTGCGGGACGCGCCCGCCCGCCGCCTCCCGGACCGCCCCCGCGACGAGCGCGGCGATGTCCGGCTCCGGTCCCGGCGGCATCGCGGCCGTGGCCGATCCGTCCGGGTTCCCGGCGATGTCGGCGACGGCCACGTGCACCGCGTCGCGGCGCAGGTCCACCCCCGCCACGTGGGCGCGGCCGGCCACGAGCCCGTAGAGCCGGGCGTTCGGGCCGCGCCGGTCGGCGCCGGCCTCGCCGGTCACCTCGATCAGCCCGTCGGTGCGGAGCCGCTCGATCAGGTCGGAGACGGTCGGCCGGGACAGTCCGGTCAGCGTCCGCAACTGCGGCGCCGTCAGCGGGCCGCGGTCGAGCAGCAGGTCGAGCGCGAGCCGGTCGTTGATGGCGCGGGCCAGCGTCGGGGTGGCGGTCTTCACACCGACATATTAGTCAGGGTTCCTGCTTGATAACCTCTTTTCATCAGGAACCCTTCCTGTTAGTTTCTCGGACCATGAGCAACCGCAGTGCCATCAGCGTCGTCTTCGCCCTGCACGGGGCCGTGGCCGGGAGCCTGGCGACCCGCGTCCCCTGGATCCAGGACCATCTGGGGCTCGGGCCCACGATCCTCGGCATGGCCCTGCTCTGCCCTTCGATCGGCGCCTTCGCCGGGATGCCGATGGCCGGCCGGCTGGCGCACCGGTTCGGCGGGCGCGCCGCGACCCGCGTCCTGCTCGCGGCGTGGTGCGGCGTGCTCGCGCTGCCCGCGCTGGCACCGGCGCCCGCCTGGCTGTTCGCGGCGATGCTGCTCTACGGCGTCACCGCGGGCATGTGCGACGTCGTGATGAACGCGCACGCGCTGACGCTGGAACGGCGGCTGCGGCGTCCGATCATCTCCGGACTGCACGGCCTGTGGTGCGTCGGGAGCCTCGCCGCGGGCGGCCTCGGCGTCCTCGCGGCGCATGCCCGGATCGACGCCAGGCTGCACCTCGGCGCGCTCGCGGCGGCGCTGCTGGCCGCGGGGATCGTCGCCGGGCGCGGCCTGCTCCCGGACGGGACGGCCCCCGGCGCCCCCGCCCCGCGCCGGTTCGCCCTCCCCGGGCGGCCCATCCTGGCGATCGGCGCGGTCGGGTTCTGCGCCACCTTCGCCGAGGGCGCCAGCGCCGACTGGGCCGCGGTCTACCTCACCGAGGTCGCCGGGGCGGGCCCCGGCCTCGCCGCCGCCAGCTTCACGGTCTTCATGTCCTGCATGGCGGCGACGCGCCTCGCCGGTGACCGGCTCGTCCGCCGGGCGGGGCCGGTGGCGGTCGTCCGGGGCGGCGGGGTGCTCGCGGTCGCCGGCGGCGTGCTGGTCGTGGCCGCCCGCAGCCCGCTGCCCGGAATGATCGGGTTCGCTCTGATCGGCGTGGGCGTCGCGACCATCGTGCCGCTGGTCTTCGCGGCGGCCGGCAACGCCGGGCCGAGCGCCGGGGAGGGCGTGGCGGGCGTGGCGACGATCACCTACCTGTCGGGCCTGACGGCGCCGGCCGTCACCGGCTGGGCCGCCGGCGCCCTGTCCTACCCGGCCGCCTTCGCCATGATCACCGGGGTCGTGTCGCTCATGACCGTCGCGGCCGGGGCCCTGCGCCCGGGACGGGCGCCCGCCCCGGCGGTCTCCGGGCCCGGGGCCGAACCCGCGGCCGAACCCGCGCTGGACACCGAACGCCCCGGTCACCGCGGTGCGGTGCCGGGGCGCAGGACCGGATGAGCCGGGGCCTCAGAGCGGGTAGACGCCCTCGGCCTGCGGGCCCTTCTGCCCCTGGGTGATCTCGAACCCCACGCGCTGGTTCTCGTCCAGGCTGCGGTAGCCGCTGGTGGTGATCGCCGAGTAGTGGACGAACACGTCCGGGCCGCCGCCGTCAGGAGCGATGAACCCGAAGCCCTTCTCGGCGTTGAACCACTTCACGGTGCCTTCTGCCACGTTTCCTTCTCCTCTGGGTGACGCTTCACCGGCCGCCGGGCGACGGCCGGGCTGCATTGCGGACTCATCTCGCGTCCGCCGGATCACCCGGGGGAAACGGAGAACGCCCGACGTCTAGAACTTCTGCGGGCGTTTCTTGCAAACGTTCGAGACTGCTGGCCGACTGCCTGCCTGACTGCAACGCATCGAACCTACCTCATTTCGGGGTCGCCCGACACCGACACACCGGCTGCGGTGGCCCGCCGTCACGCCGCGCCCGGGGCGAGGTCCGCGAGGGCCTCGGCGGCCCGGTGACAGTCGTGGAACGTGCAGTACAGCGGGACGGGCGCGAGCCGGATCACATCGGGCTCGCGGGCGTCGGCGACCACCCCGTGCCGTTCGGCGAGCCGCCTGACCAGGCCGCCCGCGTCCGTGACCCGCAGCGACAGCTGGGAGCCGCGCGCCGCCGGATCGGCCGGGGTGATCGTCTCGGCGCCGCGGACGGCGGCGAGCCGCGACGCGAGGTAGCCGGTGAGGCGCCCGCTCCTGGCGCGCAGCGCGTCCATCCCCACCCGGTCGAAGATCCGCAGGGAGGCCAGCACGGGCGCGAGCGCCAGGATCGGCGGGTTGGACAGCTGCCAGGCGTCGGCCGAGGCGGGCGGCGCGATCTGCGGCTCCATCCGGAACCGGACGGACGGGTCGGTCCCCCACCAGCCCGCCAGCCGCGGCAGCGAGGCGTCCCGGACGTGCCGCTCGTGGACGAAGCACCCGGCGACCGCGCCGGGGCCGCCGTTGAGGTACTTGTAGGAGCACCAGGCGGCGAAGTCCACGTCCCAGTCGTGCAGGCGCAGCGGCACGTTCCCGGCGGCGTGCGCGAGGTCCCAGCCGACGGCGGCGCCGGCGGCTCGGCCCGCCTGGGTGATCGCGGGCATGTCCATGAGCTGGCCGGTGAGGTAGTTGACGCCGCCGAGCATGAGCAGCGCCACCGTCGGGCCCTCGCGTTCGAGGAAGCGGAGCACGTCCTCGGTGCGCAGGTGCTCCTCGCCCGGCCTCGGCCGCAGCCGGACGACGGTCCGCGCCGGGTCCAGGCCGTGGTGGACGGCCTGGCTGGCGACCGCGTAGGAGTCGGACGGGAAGGCCGAGTCCTCGATGACGATGCGGGTGCGGTCCCCGGCGGGCCGGTAGAAGGTCGCCATCATCAGGTGCAGGTTGACGGTCAGCGAGTTCATCGCGACGACCTCGTGCGGCAGGGCGCCGACGAGGCGGGCCGCGGGCTCGCGGAGCAGCTCGTGGTAGTCCACCCAGGGGCGGCGCGCGCGGGTGTGGCCCTCGACCGCCAGCCGCGCCCAGTCCTCCAGTTCCTCGCGGAGCAGGCCCGCCACCGACCTCGGCTGGAGTCCGAGCGAGTTGCCCGCGAAGTACGCCGCCTCCGGGTGGGACCCGCCGGGCGCCGGCGGGACAAGGAATTCCCCGCGCAGCGTGGGCAGCGGGTCGGTCTCATCGAGGCGCCGCGCCTCGTCCTCGGCGGACGCCGCGTCCCTGGAGCCCGCCGTGTCCCCGGGGGTCACCGCGTCCCCCCTTCGGAGACGACCAGGCCGGCGGGGACCGGCGCGAAGAACTCCCGGGCGTTGCCGCCGAGGAGCCTGGCGCGCTCGGCGTCGTCCAGCCCGGGGCAGGCCCGGATCGTCGCGCCGGGCTCTGTCTCGCCCAGCGGGAACGGGTAGTCGGTGCCCAGCATCACGCGGCCGGTGCCCATCACGTCGATGAGCAGCCGGAGCGCGCGCGGGTCGAACACCGCGGAGTCCACGTAGAACCGGTCGGTGTACTGCGACGGCGGGCGCGGCGAGTCCGCGCGGACGATGTCGCGGTTGCGCCAGGCGTTGTCGGCCCGTCCGAGCAGGAAGGCGAAGCTGCCGCCGCCGTGGCAGAAGCACAGCCGCAGCGACGCCGGGAGCCGCTCGAACGCGCCGGACAGCATCAGCCCGAGGATGCTGAGCTGCGTCTCCGCGGGCATCCCGGACAGCCACGGCAGCATGTGCCCGCGCATCCGGTCGGCGCCGAGCATGTCCCACGGGTGGACCAGGACGGGAAGGCCGATGTCGGCGCAGTGCGCGAGGAACCCCGTGATGCCCGGATCGTCGAGGTTGCGGTCGCCGACGTGGTTGCCGATGTGGACGCCGCGGTGCCCCGCGGCCTGGGCCCTGGTCGCCACCTCGCAGGCGAGCGCCGGGTCCTGGAGGGGGACCTGGCAGAGCGGCAGCAGCCGGCCGGGGGCGTCCGCGCAGAAGGCCAGGATGCGCTCGTTCACGAGGTCGCACCAGTCGGCGGCGCGGGCCGGCTCGGCGGCGTACCCGAACATCAGCGGCGTGGACGAGACGGCCTGGACGCCGACCCCCGCGGCGTCCATGTCGGCCAGCCGCCGCGCGGGGTCCCACAGGC carries:
- a CDS encoding ROK family transcriptional regulator, encoding MKTATPTLARAINDRLALDLLLDRGPLTAPQLRTLTGLSRPTVSDLIERLRTDGLIEVTGEAGADRRGPNARLYGLVAGRAHVAGVDLRRDAVHVAVADIAGNPDGSATAAMPPGPEPDIAALVAGAVREAAGGRVPHTVVVGAPGLVHPRTGLTSCGGLRGARPDLRTAIEDRLGAPVVLENEVNLAAIAEHRDGAAAGRDDFALLWLDDGIGAAVVLDGRLRRGASGGAGEVGLLRFAGTDFCHLMEAGVAGGLAAEELAGPIVEGVFALVAVLDPGLVVLGGTLGRGGGERLADLVAERLGALSPADTEVRPSVVEGDAVLRGAVLSALDLARDDVFGSA
- a CDS encoding TetR/AcrR family transcriptional regulator, whose translation is MTGGAGDAAPGARRRMPHALRREKLLAAALAEFGRRGYHGTQMDHVAAAARVSKALLYQHFASKEVLFAEVTGSIVAGLTARLDEAVAAGQGSAEGVRAMVRVLFDHATDEPDAWALLVRHLDKPEAGLELRELRELRDRLGAVLAALLLRRRRADPGLSAAALAVNEHRARLLVPLMYGSMLSMVSWWLEHPDTRREHAEQMAVEFIWLGLDRLRTGERLPKA
- a CDS encoding amidohydrolase family protein, encoding MPDLGPAPVTDVHSHVFPRFTRAEGRALAGAGEPWLRVGPGGTGMMMSGDEEYRPVEEGLWDPARRLADMDAAGVGVQAVSSTPLMFGYAAEPARAADWCDLVNERILAFCADAPGRLLPLCQVPLQDPALACEVATRAQAAGHRGVHIGNHVGDRNLDDPGITGFLAHCADIGLPVLVHPWDMLGADRMRGHMLPWLSGMPAETQLSILGLMLSGAFERLPASLRLCFCHGGGSFAFLLGRADNAWRNRDIVRADSPRPPSQYTDRFYVDSAVFDPRALRLLIDVMGTGRVMLGTDYPFPLGETEPGATIRACPGLDDAERARLLGGNAREFFAPVPAGLVVSEGGTR
- a CDS encoding acyl-CoA dehydrogenase family protein; translated protein: MDFGLSARARDHLGRLQDFMDSHVYPAEPVYAAQRRELRAAGREHHVPPVVEELKAEARGRGLWNLFLPGCEDPAHGLGVTDYAPLAEVTGRSPVLAPEATNCAAPDTGNMEVLHLFGTPEQKERWLRPLLDGEIRSAFAMTEPDVASSDATNIATRIERDGDHYVLNGRKWWITGTADPRCAVMIVMGRTDPEAHPYRRQSMVLVPLDAPGVEVVRPLPVFGYQDQHGHCEITLTDVRVPVGNLVGEEGGGFAIAQARLGPGRVHHCMRAIGTAERALELMCRRALSREAFGGPLAGQGVVQAQIAESRMAIEQARLLTLKTAWLIDRHGVQAARSEVAAIKVIAPRVALDVVDRAIQVHGGAGVGDDTPLAGMWAGLRTLRLADGPDEVHVRSVARRELARHTGA
- a CDS encoding MFS transporter; translated protein: MSNRSAISVVFALHGAVAGSLATRVPWIQDHLGLGPTILGMALLCPSIGAFAGMPMAGRLAHRFGGRAATRVLLAAWCGVLALPALAPAPAWLFAAMLLYGVTAGMCDVVMNAHALTLERRLRRPIISGLHGLWCVGSLAAGGLGVLAAHARIDARLHLGALAAALLAAGIVAGRGLLPDGTAPGAPAPRRFALPGRPILAIGAVGFCATFAEGASADWAAVYLTEVAGAGPGLAAASFTVFMSCMAATRLAGDRLVRRAGPVAVVRGGGVLAVAGGVLVVAARSPLPGMIGFALIGVGVATIVPLVFAAAGNAGPSAGEGVAGVATITYLSGLTAPAVTGWAAGALSYPAAFAMITGVVSLMTVAAGALRPGRAPAPAVSGPGAEPAAEPALDTERPGHRGAVPGRRTG
- a CDS encoding cold-shock protein; translated protein: MAEGTVKWFNAEKGFGFIAPDGGGPDVFVHYSAITTSGYRSLDENQRVGFEITQGQKGPQAEGVYPL
- the kynU gene encoding kynureninase, which encodes MTPGDTAGSRDAASAEDEARRLDETDPLPTLRGEFLVPPAPGGSHPEAAYFAGNSLGLQPRSVAGLLREELEDWARLAVEGHTRARRPWVDYHELLREPAARLVGALPHEVVAMNSLTVNLHLMMATFYRPAGDRTRIVIEDSAFPSDSYAVASQAVHHGLDPARTVVRLRPRPGEEHLRTEDVLRFLEREGPTVALLMLGGVNYLTGQLMDMPAITQAGRAAGAAVGWDLAHAAGNVPLRLHDWDVDFAAWCSYKYLNGGPGAVAGCFVHERHVRDASLPRLAGWWGTDPSVRFRMEPQIAPPASADAWQLSNPPILALAPVLASLRIFDRVGMDALRARSGRLTGYLASRLAAVRGAETITPADPAARGSQLSLRVTDAGGLVRRLAERHGVVADAREPDVIRLAPVPLYCTFHDCHRAAEALADLAPGAA